The genomic region GGACCTAGTAAGAGGACTCGAGGCAATATGAAGGAGAAAGCGGCCACTCGGAATGTGGACTACAAGGAAATGAAGGTTGTAGCTGACAAGATGAGTATCCTAGAGGTGGAGGTGGTTGAAACCCTCAAGTGCCTCATGTAGTTGGGTTGCTGGTTTTTTTAGTTTGTGGGTTTGGTCTCTCTGCTAGTATTTTTTTGTCTGTCTAGGCTTTTGCTGTCTTTTTGGCTATTGTTTGTAATGTTCTATAGTTCGCAGCATGTCTTGTTTTGAATACTTTTTATAAAGCTTTGATTCTAAATATTTTAGAAtcctttttgtaaagggttttaggacccattcaaaacatgtttttgccttaatccaaaactttGTTTTTCTCATTAGAGCAAAAACTTTCATACATATggttatcttctttttttttaatataaaggaACTACTGGTGGTTTTCGCATATTCATAagctttgaattatggtgtgtggatGCTTTTCTGTTCTTTGAAATGGATGTCATTTGGTGAATTTATGTTGAAATGGTGGATGATTTAAACTTTCAGTTACTATAGAATATTCGTTGTGAATGGTATTTCATAGTGGCTTTGTtttaaaatctgaattttttttaaatagcaGTTAGTATTGTGGATGCCTTTACAAAGCTTTCTAGTTAAAatctctttccttatttgctttccggttaaaagcaTATGAATTGTTTGTCtattcattgaaaatcattagaaggtagctaccaccttgtaaaataagcagagaattaGTCAATTCATATATGGTTAGACTGGTTCAACTGTGATTACATTTGTCATCTATGTGAGCATGAGGATATAGAGTTAcatgacaaatttgttaaccaatagGATTACTCCTCCATAGCTTGGGAATCAACCTCGTTCTCGTTCTGGTGTTCTTCTAAATCTGCATCATTGTTCAGtggaggagagggaggagagggggTTGCGTTGAGATCTTGATGTAGGTAACCTCGTCACACTTGAGAGCCCTACCTAGCATGGTGTTCTTGTCCCTGAACTAGCCAGATGAGAACATCAACTGGAAACATATGATCATGACCCAAAATAGTGAGAATTGCATGCACTCGACGTTGGATTTTTTCCTTCAAATCTTGCCCTAGGATTCGACCATGTCTTCCCAAGACCTGATGCATGAATCTGCAATCTTGCATCTCAAGAGTATATTTAATACTATCATAAATTGAATTGAAAACATGATCATTAATGAGGAAGTGCCATGGATAAAGCCCTCCAATTTGGGTCTACCCTTTCCAGAGATCATACTTCTGCACTGCCAACTTAAGTTGTTCCCCTGGTATAAACTCTTGACAGATGAATTTATATTAAtgttctaaataattaaattaaaacacTAGcatgaataattaataaattaagatTATTTAAAAGATGAAATAATTTAAGTTATTAAATAAACATAATGAAATTTAAACTATTGTTGAAGTAATGAATCAAAAAGCAAGTTTCCATTTCTCGAGAGGTTGGGGAATTGAAGAAACTTTTTATTCTAAAAATTTCCTAGAGGAGGgggatctttttctttttttatgctTGTTGGGGGTTTGCTGGAAAAAATTGCAGAGAAAGGGGTTCTGGAACAGAGGATTGGAGATTTTTTGGTTTTGAGCTCGTAGAAGGTGTTTTCAGAGCTTGGAATTTAGTGTTTCCAGGTTGGTTttcttatttgttttttgttttctctgAATTGTGGCTTGTAAAAGTTTGCTTTTCTTCTGTGTTTGGttttgaaaatgaaagaaaataaaaataaaataaaatctgagCCTACTTTGATTGTATGTGTATATCTATTGTGAAAAGATTTAATTTTGGTCTGATTGTAAACTAGAACTTTtctctatttatttttattatcatcCTTTCCTTAGTGTATTCTGAGCTCTTGTGTTATTTTTGGTCGGTTTGGGGTTTTAATTATGCCTGGTTGTATTTTGGCATTTGGTCAtgcatttattttcaattaaattcatgccaaaaaaatttatatacatttaaacaaatcgctATCTTTTTTCAGCAAATTACTTATCTAAATCATGACCATTCCTTACCATTTTTGTTGGCAAGATCAATTGTTTTGCATTATATGTTAACAAACTCATCATTTTGCAATTAAAGTTTATTTATATCTTTTTATTTATTCTGctatttaaattcatttatttctttttatgtATTGGGGGAGGGAGGGCGTTGTGTCCCTCCACACATGGTGGGAGCCTCTCCACCATGGCGTGGAGTTCCCACGCCTAGTGGGAGGTTTTCCCACCCACATGGGGAAGGAGACCATAGTGGGCTCCTCCCCACGTGGGATGGGAACCATCCCACCCAAGCGTGGGGTGGTTTCCCACACCCCATGCATTGGATGTTTAGTCCCCCACGCCTTATCCCAAGCCAACCTCACCTTCACAACCGCCATTGTTACTCTCTGCATCCAACCTGCTTGTAGTCACCTGTGTTTTTTCTTTTCCAGCCAATAATGTGGTCTTAGGGttcaattaattcattcatttatttacttTTTATGTTGATGTTTCTATTGTGAACCTTGCCAATGGTTCATAGGAATTCCAGAGGATAGATTTGGAGTAGATTTTAGCGTCGGATTTTTAACCTTCCCTATAATTTGTGTTGCTCatcgaatttttatttattttgattttagtTTATTCTCTTTCTAGAAGTAAAATTTGGGTGATCTATaattagattatttaattaatcactgATTTATAAATTAGTAATAGttagttaatttatttaatgatTGAATAATGCATTTCGTGATTAGATTTTTATTTACATTATATGGTCAtgttagaaaaataaatatttgtgGGAATAAGTGTGTGGAATAAAGGAGTTATTAAATAACAATAATTAGTTAATGGAGGGtgaaattaataatatttttaataaatggagtatattaaaaaaaaattgtatgttgtattttgtaaTACATGGTGTTTAATCATGTGATAATAATTGATTTAATCATGTGATAATAATTGATTGGTAGATTATGCTACTTGCCCTGATATGGTTCTTGTATAGTGGTTTGATCTATGGCTTGGTCTTCCTTGTGTATCTTAGAGAGAGTGTTTCCCCTGAGATAGGGATGTTTGTGGTTAAGCTATAATGTTGATTTCAAACCCTTTTGGAACTCACTTTGATGCATTATTGGATGATGTTTTACCCTACGTCTTGGATGACTGTCAGTGATACTATGTTCAATTTTTTCTATTTGGGCTTTAATTATGGAAGTCTATGTTGGCTTATCAGTCTCTTGGTATATTATCACTGCTCTCCTTATGGGATTGAGCCATGTTGTGCTCTTTGATGGAAGCTattgtatttgatgtttatatggTTGAGATGTGATGTTGTTTTAAGACTTGGTTGGACCTCATTATATGGCTATTTGATGGTGTTTCATCTGTTGCCTTAGGTTGGATTTGAGTAGACTTAGTGTCATGAGGGGGAGTGGCTCTCCATGGGGGTCAGGGTTCTAAAGCGATCGCCAAGATAACCCATTAGGAGAGTTTCTTAATAAGTAATAACCTAAATAATGAATTAGGGGGTTGGGTAGTTAAacacattaatcaagataatgtATGCCCCACTCATGGCTTGAATGCtcgtttaggctcaagatgaggtgggaAGGCCAAGAATGGCATGATCAACTACCTTGTCCCgttgaaaggtatgttggttccgCATGAGACTTGAATGGGGGTCGGGGTCAATAGAGGCTGCCAAGATAACCCGGGATgggagtcgggacctatggagacctaccaggataacccatatcaagctatgcaatgacactctccccttgtgagcaCTAGTGTCCTGCCCCTGTGTTATAGCTTCTGAAATTTACTTGTTATGAGATTTATCTCTGTGTATGTTGATTGTACCTTTACCCAATGGATGTGAGTTTAGACGATGTATTGTCTATCCTTTGTTTGTGTGCTTGAGGATCTTATgcctatctcctagcatggggggtggtcctTCGgggtccacatggtcgggtggtagttgccttcttccatGGGGGATTTTGAACCTATTTATGCATAGATTGGCTTTGTGCATTCTCGAGTTGCTTCTCTTGAATATGGTTAGCTTAGTGAGTTAGGCAGAGATTTTATTCATCTATTATAATGTACATATGTTTAGATTAGATGTATTGTATTATGTACATGCCCATGTGGCAAATGATGTAACCATCAAGTAATTTTGATATAAGTGAAATGAGGTTTAGGTGATATGTTTTATATTAGAAAATGGAGTTGTTGATCTTATGTAATTAAATGCTTTAATGTTTTTTgtacacacctaaaaatggtttaaagataattaattaaataagcaattatttaactaaccccccttcccaatttaattgaattcactagcaatttgattaaattctccctttcacctgcttattaataaatctaaggatttatttaatatgttcatttcaataatcctctttgattaattaatcctcccccatttaattcatttattctaatcccctaattaattaaaacaaataaatttataattgttgaaagttaattaacattttcctattatttgaatttttaaattaaaattacccacatgcctcctaacttctaaccacctagcctaaccatcccctaacctaacccattccacctaatcttgggtttaGCTAACactatcttatcttgcacatcaTAACCTCCTATCGTGTGGATatccttcccttgagacacatggcacttatgccacatatctcctcccttggacacttgccctctcatgagcaaagctccttgacacttgtcaccatagagatgaaaagtgtcccttcctccaacctcttctccagtctcctccaatttgacccttgatatcttcagactcgatcttgaccgttgattcctaccacctcacccatggccttggaaatccaataaatatcccccattttggagcacaaaggatcccttCTCTTATCATTTTAGACATTATTATTATAAGCACATCCCAAATCATTTTCATCTCAAACATTGTTATTATAAGCATATaatttctagcattctagtttagcattgttatatcatttattgcatcttagatctagcttaatttgatcatattctagcataattgttgaatcatttagcataatcaatgcatatcattagcataattaacttcttagatcaatctagcataatcatgcattcatctagcttgcacatcatatcgttttaaatcctccatctaggtgtagatCTGAAATAATCTAGATGTCATAGCCCTCAAGAATTTTACTAAAAGAAAAAGTGAAATGTCTACAAAGGGTAACATCACTTTGTaacataaaaattaaattattgtcCACTTGGGATGCATGGACTTTACATGTGATATACTTATTACATCGTTATAACGATTCTTTTGGAAATCAATCTCACTTGAATAACTATAATCTAGTATGCAGAATTTCATAAATTAACAGATGAAACAAGGATAAGAGTTCCTTAAAAACATTACTGCGGGTAGCTTGAATACAAAATATCTACCAAAATCCAATGATCGATATCGTAAAGTTGACTGTATACAAGCAAACTCACTTTAACATAGTGAATTAACAGATGAAACAGAAACATGACTCGTAAATCTTAGTACTACAGCTCGAAAACAAGTATCTGCCATTAACAAATTACCCTACAAGAAAGACAGCATGGATTGCATATGACGTTGCTTGATCAAGGCCTTGGAAACATCATTCAGTATACTGCTTGTATTGTTTGTATAATTGACTTACACCATCTCATTGAAATCGTGTTGAATAAAAACATCCACCTTTGGAAGGCTCATTCTCAATGAAATCGTGTTGAATAAAAACATCCACCTTTGGAAGGCTCATTCTCAATGAAATCAATGAACCTGTGAAGTAACCGACCCACTTACACCCTGGATAATCATCAACAGGTCTAGACAAAGACTATTACATTGTGAAAACCGTATACTACAATATGTCCTACTCTCGTTCCTATACTAAATAGAACCAAGTACATTTAACAGCTCTCAATTCCCTCGTGATGCCATAGAAAACACTTTAACCTTGAACCAATGCTTTGCTAGGAGCTACAGATCACTGCCATAACCCTTTAGTGGATCAGCTTTCTTCCCAGACCGTGCTTCACTCCAAGCCTTAGCTATGGTCCTCTTCATATCCTCGTCACCCTCATCATACATATTCTGTAAGAGGCAAAAAGGATGATAAATTAGACTTGCAAACTCAAAACACCCTCATCATGCATAATGAGGCTCTAACATAGATCTCAACACCCTTTCTTTGCTAAAAAGAAAATCAGAAAGTTCTTGTAGCTAAAACCAGATGAGAAACTTAAAAAACAAGTATGAAATTATAGTGTGGGAGTGAGAATGAGAATCATAGATATAAATTTCTCGTGCTGTAATTGGATTTTAAAAATGAACTCAGATCATCTAATATATCTGCAATTGGCACAATCAGAAATTACACAGTTAAGATTTAAAACTTTTCTTCTTTATACAAATGAGTGAGCGATTTCCTTCCCCAATAACATACATATGTACTATATAGAAGCCTGCAACAAGAAAATATGGTTATCTTAAAGATATTTAAAATGTATTCACCTTCATTAGATCCATTATTCCTGCCATCGGGTCTGCTTTGTTTTCAAGACTTGGCTTCAACTGCACGATAAGCAACAAAAATAGATTATAATCTCAAATATTGACAATCTCAAGTAAAGGTTTTCTTTATGTGCTGCAATTTTTCATGATAAAAATAGGccctatttaaaatttaaaaaatatttaagaagAGAGCTGCGAGTTGTCAACCTTATCCTCCTTGAAATATAAATCTAGCCAATTACCCTTCTCAGCTTTCTGAAGGGTAATGATAACACGATGAGGTTTAACAGTGAGGCGACATTTTTCTGGCACAATGGCCTTATTTAATTTTGGCACTGCACACCGGTAATTTTTCCCCTGTACGTCATGGAATTTGACATCAAAGGACCAAGGCTGAAAATTGGAAACAACTTGCTCTTGATTTACGCCCTCTAGAGAAACGTATATCTGCAAAACACAACAAATTTAATAGCAAAAGGAATCACTTAATACAGCTGTATTATGCAATTACAAGCCTCAGGCTTTGTAGTCTATAAACAGGACAACACAGAAGCTTGGGAACTTAAATTCCTGCTGATTCACCTTGACTTTCTCATTTTCTTGATCCCAGCTGAATGATCCAACTGTTGTGTAGGAAATCTCTGAACTTCTTGCAGTGGATATTTGTAGAGGTGTTTGTATGGGTGTTGCTTTGACTTGATTACTTTCCTCGACTGCACGCTGAGCCTATCACATGATTACAGACaacagaaaaaagaaaaaattagattctaagttatttaggaaaagaaaaaaattagatatcACAAGTTTCAACTGCTAGTACCTCAGCTGTATAGGGTACGGCATtctattattataaatatatagcATTAGAATATGGTAATAAGTAAATTCTGTTAATCTTGATCATTATAATTCTGATGATATGATAGTAAATATCTATTTTATATAAGACTCAATTCATGTACAAACTCTAGAGTTGTAAAGCAGATTTAATGTATCAAGTTAACAAGTAGATATTTTCACAAGGATTGGATGAAATGCAAAACAACTATACCCCACTAAACATCACACCCTTCACCGGTCCCTCCCTCTCCAAATAGCACAAAACGCTGTGCCGTCTCCACTATATCAGGTATTAATGAATATTTGTGCAGATGATTCCATGGTGCAATAATACTCGATCAATTCGTGATGAGTGAATAAGGAGGAACTTGGATACGCGCACACAGATTGATAAGTAGGTGGCTAGGTTCTTTTTAGGAACTCCTTACAGAGGATGAAAAGAATAAGGAGGCTAGGGAAAGTTCCTTAACCAGTAATCCTAATATCATCACAAAGAGACATAATCAATCTCTGACTCAACCAGTCTTGATAGTGGGTTAGAAAAGCAATTTTTTAAATATAAGGGAATAAAGCCAGATGGCTTGAGGGCTTCCCTGCTTGCTTCTTTCAAAAGAGATAGGCGTAACTAGGCATGGaagtcaaaaaaaagaaaaagtcagGAACTCTCATAAAACATATAATCTTTGAAATTGTCATTTATTATTTAATTCCTAAGAGTGCAGAAGCTAAATCTTTACTTCCAGCCACATTTCTCTCTGTATGACTCTACAAGATGACCTCCAAAATGATGGCTATCAAGCTCCAGCCTGTCCTCAACATATTATATCTCTCGAGAACAGGGTGGTTCTGTAAAGAGGAGGCAGTCCTAAATGGTAATTTGTCCACTCCCTTAAAATTAGTCAAGAAAGGAATACTTTTGAAATTGAACATCTCCAAAGACTATGGCAGGATCTGCTAGGAATTCCTAAAGAGTTGAGTTTCTAAGAGAGAGAACCACTAGAGCACTCCCTGAATCATCAACCGGACAAGCCCCACTACAATTTTCATGGCTCTGAAGACTAATCCAGAGCAGCTAGTAACACTCTTTTGATTGAACATGCCTCATTTGATTCCAGAGCAGAAGTGCTAATAAAAGTTTATCATTCTCAATGCAGCCATAAGCAAGAGTGTGGAAAACAGTGCATGGAAAAATTCTATGGGGAGAAATACAGCAATAGATTGATTGAATGTTCGTGGAGTTGCCATCAAAGGAAAAAGAGCCAATGGCTCGCAAGAACACATCAAGCCATTTGCAAAGCCCAAAGACAGCACAATATAAGAGGATGTGCCCCTCAAAAGCGAGGACCTAATTATGTTGTACTTCAAACTCTTGTTTAAGGGTGATCTGTTTATAATTTTAAATCAAAATGGAGGAACATAGtctttctatttccaaaaagtAAGATTATGTTGGAAAAAGGTGGCCAATTTTTGTATTAATTATCTTCTGCAATAGCAGGTAGCTCTCAAGTGTAAATGGAACTTCAAATTGTTGGCAAGGCTAGGACTAATCCTATAATATATATGTTCTTCGAGAAAAGGCTGTTTGTTAACAGAGGTGTGTCGTGGGTAGTGAAGCAGTTTTTTCTGGTTTAGGCATTGTTGATTTCTGTAGTTTGGCATGCCTCGTATGCAGTTGTGTCAGCATCAACTAGGCTGTGTCAATATTTGCTATTTCTTGACTTTGGCTCTCTTGCATCTTAGACTGTGACAGTCTCTTGTAATTTTTCTGTATTACCTTTCATCCCATCTTTAATTTGCCTGCAAATATTTTCCTCagtctacaaaaaaatattctgCTGCCTTTTCATCATCTTCTTGTTTCTAACCTCATTTACCTTGCAGAAACTGTTATGCGGACTATTTAGATAATCAATATCTTGGACCCTTCTAAGGTAAAAAGTTCTGTCACTCACTATAAGGCTATAAGCGTAACGAGCCTCTGCAGGAAAGACTTTCTGGGTTTGATCTTCCCATGAAGGCTTATCAAAAAAGAGATCGGAGATAAATGATCTGGAAATAATATCCTGATCAGGCTGGAGCCTGCAAAGAAAAGGAGCACTGGAATAACTTAAAACAGGTAAAAAAATCAAGCAAAGAGCTGCTATTCCTTCCCTAAacataaaaaatgaaatgaaagctaCCACTAGAATGAACTATAGCTTTAAAAATCCAGCCCTTGGATTTTAATTAGACAAAATTCAGCTTTGGATCTCAAATCCCATCACTTGggggaatgcatctttctttttaaaACAAAGACAAGAGTGATAACAATAAGGAGGCCAATTCTTGACGATGAAATAAACTCTTTGAGAAATGATAAGAATATCAATGCAGCATTAGAGTCGAGTTCAAAGGGGGAAGACAGGTGGCCATCGAAAAGGAGAAACTGTTGAAAAAATGCCTGTTAAATATTACTGACAGAGCATTAGTAGCATATTCTTCAAGAAGGAAGCCTACTCAATGGATGAAGTTGGGAAATGTTGTGCTACGCTCACAAGGCTGTGCAAGCAATAAACAAAAACATAAAGGATCTCCAAAGCTTTTCTGTAATAGAGATTCCACATCCAGCATCTTGAAGACTAAAAGCCAGTTTAAATAAAGATGTTTTCATTGCAACAAGTAAGACGTCAGTGGACAGTTTACTAGATAGCTTTCTCCCCTGCTTGTGTTCTGCAGCGGTGTTATAATAATAATAAGGAGGCCTCAGGCTTACATGTGGCTGTTGATTATGTCTCTTGAGGTATCCTTGATCACTTAGCCCTTGTGTTGTTTTGAGGTCCCTTGTTATAATTGCAGGGTCCAACCCCTGTTTTATTCTAATATATTTTGGACTAATCAACCATATCTATATCTACACACACCCATGTAAGTCTATAGAagcatagatatcttaaatacaccTATCTTAAAAATGCCAAAAGATACCAGTTTAGAGCTATCTTATTtacttaaaaattatttaattctaCTTTTGAACTATTTTTTATTTACTTTATACATGTAGACAAAAATTTTATGTGCTgcttattttgaaaattttacatctattattatatattaatatattgacaTTTAAATGGATGTGATATTTAAGATAAAAGGGAAAACTTTTATTAACACGCTGGCATTGTAGAATGCCTCTGGCATTAATTACAATTCATACATATacattgtgtatgtgtgtgtacacacacatgatGTCTATACATATACAATTACAGATATAAAGTTACTACTCAGTGTCATTTTCCTTCTCATTATTGATTAGCTTGAGTTCTAGTTTTTAttctttttataatattattatcatcAATGCAGTCGCAATTACATTGTCTATACTTAAGCTTTAGTGTTGTCTGTAAACCTAACCCCCAAACCCGAGCCAAAACCGGTATCACGATCTGTAACTTGGATGAAAAGCCCAAAGCAGTATCTAATCACCCTTGCTCTGGCCAACTAATAAATGTTTAAAAAGTTAAAGGTACTTGTGTGATAGGGATATACCCTTGCACTCTTATTAGCAAATACCAGGATACGTGAGGAAATAAAACATCATTAATGTAAATGGCTACACATGGAGGTCATCTGCTTGCTGCATATCtgcattttctttatttttttaatgctCTGATTCAAAATTGAGGGGTGAGTGGGCAATGAATATGCAAAGGAAatacataataattaatattaatacagagggaaaagaaaggaatgaaacaacaaaggagaagATTATGAGAACCAGTGGAATGAATTGACAGGAAATAAGCCAGGAGAAAATTAGTATAGGCGTTAGGAGAAGCAAATGCTGTGTCGATGTCATCCTACAGGAGAAACCAATTAACAGCAATGTGATGGACTTCAAAAAAACAAAACCATACGAAGGTTCCGGGCCTAAGGGATGGAATCTGGGCACCAGTTTCATTACGTACCACACGGGCAGCCCTGCAAAAGGCCCCAAAGATACCCTCCCAAATAAATTTGCTTAAAAAAAGCTTGAGCAAGGGCTGCAGCTGTTCCTTTTGTGAAACCAGTAATTGCGCAAAGACCAAGATAATTGAAAGAGAGTGATGGCAAGATGGTTGGGAAGCCATCCCTCAATAATTAAGCATCCTAGATATCGccaagaattattttgatttttgtttgttttcttggCCATGATAAAATGCTCGTTGCAATGAGATTTCTCTTTCAGACAGTGTTTTCCACTGAAATATTTAGCGCGTGTAGGGTATTTATTCCAAGGTTTTTTTAAGCAAAAAAACATTCATATCAAACATTCTTATTTATATAAAGATAAAACCCCACTCACCAAGGGAAAGTTCTGAAAATTCAAAATAACGTAATACCTGACAACACAAGAGCATTATAGTCCCACAAATTGAGTAGCAAATTAGGTTACTTCTAGGAATGCGTATTAGTGCATGGGctatttaaatatttgaaaggcGAAAAAATAGAAGTAGTCCGAGCTTACCTCGCTCGGCATTTGAGACCGCCGGTAAAAGACGTTTTTATTTAGGATAAGTGAAGC from Cryptomeria japonica chromosome 3, Sugi_1.0, whole genome shotgun sequence harbors:
- the LOC131038731 gene encoding uncharacterized protein LOC131038731, which encodes MAMDLNADLEELRHLQSIAKRPRVVSLLSSEIHNLEKAQRAVEESNQVKATPIQTPLQISTARSSEISYTTVGSFSWDQENEKVKIYVSLEGVNQEQVVSNFQPWSFDVKFHDVQGKNYRCAVPKLNKAIVPEKCRLTVKPHRVIITLQKAEKGNWLDLYFKEDKLKPSLENKADPMAGIMDLMKNMYDEGDEDMKRTIAKAWSEARSGKKADPLKGYGSDL